In Cydia splendana chromosome 18, ilCydSple1.2, whole genome shotgun sequence, the genomic window GGCTCTTTAAGCTATATATTGTTGCTGATTTTGGCTCTTTTTCTAAAAAGTTTGCCGACTCCTGGTTAGGCCATGGTCCCCACCATACGAACTTCGTTTTCGTgggaactattatataatctgcgACCATACTGGGATCTTCCGAGGAAAATCCGAGGTTTCCCATCGTTAAGGGTTCTCTTATTTATCGCCGAAAATGGTATGGCCGATTATCACTTCCCAACTCACGTTTGgcggatttttttttatttagaaacaaacagtctcgTATTGCTACATTTATTTCACCGAATTTTCATTTCCCAACTTAtcaaatgttttttatttatttgccaaCCACACAGTTACCAACTAAACGTTTGGTCTGTGTTTTATAAAGTCAATTTTCAAAATGCCAACTTTCATCTCGTAGAATGTTTTAGTTGGCATAAACAcagttgtttattgtttaccaattgtttcatttggtcagactgtaccaaaggggggccgtttctgggactttgaattttttttgagaaaattaaaaaaacataggggtttcaaaacacttagaataatttacaagattttgatgaaataatcacttttttcttaataaacttTTCTCTACAATTAAAAATGGCCAATTTGACCCGAAAGTTGTCAAAAATCTAGGACTTGGTCAAATTTACGATGGATGTTGTGTCATTATAAcatctattttttattgtgtacTAATCGTAGACAATATGCTAAAATAAGCATATTTTGTAGGAATAACTTTTCTCTAAAATCAAAAACGGCCGAGATATTTGACACGAAAGTTGGGTTATTTGACCCGAAAGTTGCTGTGTAATTAAGTTTTGTgggttgttgaaaaaaaaaaataacctcgaagactaaggcgggagcGAAGCTCGGAAGCGGGAAGtcttctaacctaaccatatccaagtcggctctgcccaggaaggtcttgctcgctcgcttcgctcgctcactgccactggcttcaaatattaaaatatacattataaaaagtccaacaactcggccattttagattttttggtATGTATAtatctttttcttatttgtaactTGCCTAATGTATGAAAAGCGAACTGTAGCTTCAACGAAACTTTATTCGTCCAATAAGAGTTGTTCGACCAAGTGAAAGATTTGACAAATGATAAGTCTCCCAAAAGTTTAGAGGCGTTATAATAATCTGCTTTACAATAATTCTACCAATTGAAACGTTGTCacaaaaatttgctaatcgttagttgtcaaagcgaaacgtcggcgaaatgttggttggcaaatgaaattccgccaaaaatagttctgcgaaaaggcagaacaccggAAAATCTATTACTATAATttgaaaaacatatttttttcgtGTATTCACCTACTGACCTCAATTATGGCCTATTTTTTATATTCCGTTTTTCTATTCAAAATACGATACAtcgatataatatatgtacctataggtattataAGTACAGTTTTTGTTACAGCCTGTATGTTATTGTAGAGAGACGTGAAAAATATCTACTTGCCCATATATAAAACCTTAAACTCTTTAATACAAACTATCGCCAAACTAGCGCGTTTGTCACACATCTGTCAATGTTATACTTAGGTTAGGTAtgatacattttcaatttttttcaaGTCATGTCGAAATTTTGCTGTAAAGCTTTTAAAAACAATGAATACCACAAAAAGCAGTTGATATTTTCGAAAAATTTCCATGCGTTGCTAATCGATAAAGTAGTCAGGGAATCCAGCTGCTCTTGGATGTGCCGTAGGTAAGTAAGATTCACTGTCACCAATAGATTATTCGTATTAAAGTGAAATGATCAGTTGCCTGGAGACCAAATATTTTATAGTGTATGACTTTCCCTCAAGAGAAGGCAGAGGACAAACCGCCAAACATggaaattgctccaccgacaagagtcatactcttaaatatatgatgatgatgactttcCCTCCGGTCCATCGGCTGGCGACCCTCTTGAATAATAGTAGATTTTTAAAAACTTAAGTCTTATGAATCAGTTGCCGTCTTCCGGTTTATTTGGGGTCGTGTTGTCATTTACTTCCTTTCAACTATTCCTACGTCCCCTTTAAAGGAAAATGGACATTTCGTTCCGATTTATCGTCCATACTTGTCATCTGGACAATTCGTTGGCCTTATTACAAATGCATAAGTTCTACCGATGATCAGCTAAGAATTTTTCTGTTAACACATCTTAATATTGGTACTTGAATCCAGGCGCGGGTATTCCAAGCATGAGCCTTATTTAGACTGGCGCGAGGCTATAGCTCAAGCTGAGCGGACTGTGGGCTTCCCTACCTCCTTCCTAAATCTGCGGTGGCTCTTCAACGATGAGATCGCCAGCACCGCTATCCACCTGAGGAAACTGGTGAGCACCAGCAACTTCTACTTAagaatctatgcgtccaaagttaaaacggccgtttttgttttgagttcatagatcgacgaatccagcaacataaaaactagtctgatgcattcaaaaggtacttaaatacaaaatactgtacgtagcggccctcttttttaaatatctttcgttaaatttaaataatcacgattatttagtagtggcgctagtgtgcacgttgatgggctcttaattacGGCATTAACGGTGCATCTTAGGCTTCAAAACTTGGGATCGAATACCCTTTCATCGGCATACCAAAAAAGCATGGTAACTCATTCAAGGTTAGCCTAATGGAAGGGAATATGAGGTTACAGCTATAGCTTACTAAAACTTACTTAGGTTTTTATGCACTAACCGCTTATATTTCGGTTTTGAGTAAGTATACCGCCGTATACCTCATCAGGAAACTACTGAGAATATTAGTGTGAATTTTGTTCCCAAAACTAGATAAACTGTTGATAGCGTTTGCTTTTAGAGTCAAACGTCAACCTCGTTTCGTCGCCTCGACGAATTCTTTCTCAGGTCGGCACAAACCACCCTCTCCTGAAATCAGCCAAGAACCTCCTGATCGGCTCCAAAAGCAACTTGCAGTCAGTAGGGCTCATCATTCTCTTGGTCTCCAAAGCGGCTGGACTCAACACTAGGGACTACACTGAAGATCAATATGACTCAGGTGAGAATAACAGAGATAACTCAGATAATTTTAAGAATAATAACATTAACCTCCATTATCGTTtaattaaacttttaattaacaTCATCTTTCTTCGTGTGTATCTCCCGGCCGAGTTTTTCTCGAGGGATGCGAAAAATCCTCAAAAACTCCTCACGTAATTAATGGACTCCCCTTATTCTTAGGAATCTTACACTCTCAACGTGCCCTAGCCGAGATTGTCGAGATGAAGCGCACCGGACACATGATCCACAAGACCATGGCCAACTTGCAGGAGAAGGAGAAATTCGGGGACAAGTTCCAAGACCTGCTCTGTGGGAACAAGATTGTCCTCTTGTCAGGTCAGTCTTCCAGACATTCTGGACTGGCCGTGGGCCCTATCAGTTGAAATTTAGATATCAGCTGAAACACGCCAGATATCAGCTGAAACACGCCAGATATCAGCTGCAATACGCCTAAGTCGTCATGGACCCAAGTTGCTCTGTCGTCTTGCAATATTGGTCAGATTAGTTTTTACCTTGTTGAAGGCCTTCTTCAACTGTTTTCTTCGGTTCGCAGTCGCCACTCGAGTACCTTTTATATCCCACATTAGTTCATATTCGGTCGGTTGGAATAGGAATTCGGGTTGGCTAGAAAATTCTAGttctatacatatatatatgctAAAGAAACTCTTATCCCCAGGCGACTACTTGCTAGCCAAGTGTCTCCAAAACCTCGGTGGGTTGCGGAACAACGCGGTGACGGAGCTCATCTCCAGTGGTCTGCGGGACCTTGTGGAGGGTGACTTCGTGGGCGAACGAGGTCCGGACAACACTTCCATGCCCACTAAACCTAAAGGTAAACCTAATCTAATTCCCTATAATATTCAACACGCAATAAGGTTTGTTCATATGTATGAAGTGTCATATATATATGATATGTGTAAAATTATGTATCTTGAACATTGACAGTTCTCCATGCAATGTGAATAGTCGTTGCTAATTAAACATTTTCCCAGATTCTACGTGGTGCAATGGTAAGAAGTTTcaaaaatcagaaattattaagatatttattatAGTATGTTACAGAGTGCACCTTAGCTAACTCAACACTGCTTTAGCAAGCGAGAAACTTGAAATTCCTTTCATAAAACGTTAAAATTATGAAACTCCCACGTTTAATAGCCTGGCTGCCACACTTTACAAGTAGGTTTCGAGTTAcctagcttagacggactctatctATTGCCATCTCTccaattattattttcttttattccaCCAGCTGAAAACATAGTTGAACCCTACGACTGGGAGAACGAGTACAACTTGGAGAAGCTCGGCAGCAATTCCTACCTCGGGCAAGGGAAGGAGGAGTGGGTGCTCCGGACCATGCTTCAGTCCGGCAGCATCTTGGGCAAAGGCTGCCAGGGGGCCATGAAACTCGCCCGCCGAGGCGAAGAGATGGAACGAAACGCGTACATACTCGGCGGGCATCTCGCTCTGATGTGGCAACTGTATTTAGACATAAAAGATTTCTTCATTCACCCACATTCGTATTCTCTGGTCGGCGCTCCTGTCATCATGGCGTTGTGGGAATATCCTTCAATCTACGGGCATGTTTGGATATCTAAAGTGGAAAGAAAGCCTATAGAGATGAAACAGCTGCATTACGCAGTACGCAGCACGCGTTCTATGGATTATCTGGCTGGGCTTTTGGACGAGGAGCTGgcggccattttgaaatataGCGACCGGTTTCCGGTGGAGGATGCGCGTGAGGCTCTGCAGAACATGGCGCGGACGATCCACGGAGAAACACTGCAGTACATGGAGAATTGAATAAAGGTATGATATCCTGACTTTCTTTTCATTATACTTAGATTTTCATAATGTAGCAAGAAGCATGAAGTTACGTGAAGAAAATTATCGATATAAGAATTTTATTCTTGTATAAGTATTGGCAAAATTATAATACTAGCCTATTAGTGGCTAGGCTTCAAGTGAAAGGGCTGGAAGACCTAAAACAAACAATTATTATGAACATCACAGGCAAagattagaaaaataaataaataaataaatattatagggacattcttacacaaattgactaagccccacggcacagtataataaatagtactaacgtacagtatggacactccctgcctcccgttgaaagtgccgcccacccgctctcggttacctctcagttaccggctggcaaggacgcgacgacgcggtgcgcagagcggaggccacgtaaaatattaaacaaatatttacaaatcctTTTGTAATGGGCGTGGGTTGTGCTGTGTACGGTTGTTGAAGCTCTATAAacgacaaaactaaaataaagttCCACAGATTCCCATTGTATGAATCAAGGCAAGTACAtacccagttatttttaaagtgttttatgttttagtagaataccaacttacaataggtacttatgtttagtatttctttTACCCTATCTGTTTAAGACataaacctatcagatcacactgaaaacaacacaatatctatatgaacaaaaaatcatgttttcaacttacgtaatattttggtggataaaatttccttacaaaaattttgttacttcgtttatactgattcaaaataggaaactattgtataaatcgagcttagatacccaccttacagcataatatgattcttatttcttcctaattcgcgcaatgagttttgggtcattgaggtcatcgaacttgtcaacaaaatggcgggaaccctagcacgtcttatctcactcacacaagcatggtacgcgttcacctacacgagcttagactgtgtgcgtaggaacgcgtttgtttcatacatttgatcgccagtgtccggggtgtgcccacggtaagctcaagaaggcttgtgttgtgggtactcagacaacgatatatataatacataggaaatatatatatatatatatatatataatacgatatatataatacttaaatacatagaaaacaaccatgactcaggaacaaatatctgtatcatcatacaaataaatgcccttaccaggattcgaacccgggaccatcggcttcataggcagggtcactaatacccactaggccagaccggtcaaaAAATGACCAAAAAAAACGTGTGAAAATGAGCGGATAGTAAAATGTGTATTCACACACTTGTTTGTCGGAAAATATCGAACTCTACTTATTGCCTAAGTTATTAAGGGTGACGACTATTAGTCTAACCCCTCTGGGTTCTACTTCAATTACCCAACCATGTTTTCTTTTACCGACCAAAGAGCATAGTTAAGTTTACTTACCGTAATACCGCAAACAAGTTCCAGAAAAATTATCGGTAATGTATGTACGTAAATAGTTACCTGTATGCAAATATTGGgcaaattaagtaggtatgtataacaTATATAGTATTTATATCAACTTAACATGGAAATCTCATTAACATATGGGAGGGGAAATCGGGCTGGTGGCAAAAATCATGATCAGCGAAATAATGTTGAATTACGTCGTGTCCGTCAGGTGTCGGCGGATCACGTCCCGTGTCGAATTATAATAAATGAGGGCAACTATCGGTTCTCGATCCATATTTTGGTAGATACCGTATTAATTAATTGAATGGGGACTAAGTATTAGGTACTGCAATTTTcagccgccagagtgcagcacaaACCGTAAACCATAAACttacatgtaggtatgtataagcacagaataaataatagtactaggtaaggtacagaagactcactctctaacaaaacgcgtctgttacgatcagcacagatatagccgctaggtggcgacagcgccacgcgcggctaaTGGCTTTCACCAAAATTAGGGCGGAACGGCGGATGTATTtactgtagcaaagcgacgaaatcgcggagtgagccacgcctggtataaGTATAAGTTTTTTGACAGGTATCCACAGATTATGTGTTACGAAGttacacacgtcaaagacaaatctagCACatctcgatctctttttgtgtatgGATGACGAGTCACAACACAACACGCACCgcgctagttgtgtgcatgcccatttgggcatgtgcttcggcagaggggaaatagtgcgaatgcagACTCCCTTCATAGTAGGCGGGCGGAAACGGATCGGAAATTAACGCCGATGCCCTGGCGACGCGTAATGCGACgaaattgtttatttatacattcatattatattttattatgacTCTTATGAGTGCACCGTGTCTGCTGTCAGTTATGTCTGATGGGCTCGATGTGACTGAGACTGTCATTTGACAAGTCGTAATAAGAATTTACTGCAATAACTCTAGTCCACCGATGGACCTACATactgttcacaaatatctgaacacgcctctattgttgaggcgttagagtgcgtgttcagatattgtgaacacctcggccgctccgatatatctgatggcgactgtaaatGGCGCCGCCAAAGGGGCTGCCCCCCTGGAGATTCAATTTTAGCAGAGAGGATAGAGTGTAAgttatatatatgtcgtaggccgatcgtaatgttcctgtgtaatgttttgacgatagtcacatcaaaccaatacataggtaggataggttcgttaggttgcttcagatgcccgaagggcaaactgaccagaaataggagccccgctacggggctccgtcgactctgggaacgagtcaaagattttcacgtttcacgatatgccttatcttacgatcggccgccgacatatatatatcttTGATATTAGGTACAATGTATGCCCTACCTCCCCTCCACTGGACTTATCTTGGAAATCACGAGTTAAAACTACTTTTCACCGATGCCTTACGGAAAACTAGTGAAAATGCGTTTTCTCTGAGGCgatacggaaaactagttttattaagGGAAAACGCATTTTCACTAAAACGGGATTTTACGGTGCCAGTAATACAAGGATTAGATGATAATTCTGACCTTTATACGAGGCCTGCGACTTGGTATGGGGATTGGCAGTCCTTATTATTTACCTATCTGTTTCTTTCTATTCTATAGGGCTTCTTCaacttcctcgcgttatcccggcattttgccacggctcatgggagcctggggtccgcttgacaactaatcccaagaattgacgtaggcactagtttttgcgaaagcgactgccatctgaccttccaacccagaggggaaactattaggcattattgggattagtccggtttcctcacgatgttttccttcaccgaaaagcgactggtaggtaaatatcaaatgatatttcgtacataagtcccGAAAAACTCATTCGGGGTTTGAATCCGctacctccggattgcaagtcgcacgctcttaccgctgggccaccagcgcttttctattctattctataggGGCCCATAGGGCAAAatgtataaactgaaataaatgatacatatagaaacatttatttataacaatagtAAATCTCCTTCAAATAACAAACACAACGATATCAAATAACCATAAATGCATTCAAAACATAGTATACCAATTCACAATCGTGGCTGTAGTAATATATAGTAACCTTAAATACCTATTCACTACAATATTCGTGTTCGTCTGAACTATTATAATCtgtatcatggtataataatatactccacctggtactctattccgagattcgcgtatgacctaactgacacgggcctacgtcatcatgctgtttacaggttctcaaactttaaaatgtgggagaattttaaccaacggtgaaaattattttaacggcaataattttaagttattcatgtagaaacatagtaaaataaaacaaatctaatgtattaaattaaactttgtttatctatacaagacaaacgtttgaaaaactaattcacaattacacattaattaccaagcttatagcgtgaaaagtttggaaaacactgcgactgctgacactgagcgagaaggaaataacaattaacacgcgttcgacaaggatgacggtcagggcatgaagttatctagatccgaattgtcaaatgtgacagcgctatcctgtgttgtcagtagtgtaaacagaattacccgaacgtctgaaatttctgtcgtgaatcggaagatattgctaacgaataattaaaaatgacgtgttattgtaaaatttaagataaaatacatataaatgaaaattataaagaaatattttaacttatgaaccataggtataatgtacccatgtaacatgttatgttgaaataaagtggcaatgttattgtgacgcccgtgtcactctgggaatagaagaccatgttttattagaccatggtctgtatctttaggtatttaaataaaagtaaacaaaatctaccctcaaatggctccttaagccagttgagggtagatgaaaacattacacgatcaaataatgtaggttaaagtcaggccgttcagtgactgatccaagcggttttgtatttggttggttaaccaataaatgttataactacctgaaactgtacaaattgtttatttacttttatttaaatacctaaagatacagagtataggtaggGTCAAGGAGGGAACAGTGCAGTGACAAATCGCGAAGAAAATTAAATAAcactaaaatgcaaaaaaaaatactagtaatTTGTACTATATAACTCGCTATAGGAAATAATATTCTTGATATGGTACTTTTGAGATCCAGTAAACCCATTACTATTTTAGTACCCAAAACTACAAAATTGTATGCTAAGATACTCTGGCAAACTCAttatgtcagtagaaaaagacgcaaaaattctaattttctatgggaggacaACCCACtgagcctacattttttaaaatttccgcCTTTTTCTGCTGACAGAAttggcttgccaaactatattaatttcataaaaaaaaaatctaacaccGAGGGTAACACCAAAGGGAACATGTAATTGGCAACTTTTGTAGTAAGTATACGTGGACCCTATGTAAACTACACTTAAGGCTGCTTTTCCACAGGCAGAGACGGGCGGATATGAGAGGAATCAACCATTAGGCAACACCCCTGATAAGAGATGTGGATAACAACCTTGTAATACCATGGTTGGCATtcaataaatgaaaatgaaaccAATGCTTTTGGTTGATTTTTGCATCTCATCTCCACCTCAGTGGAATGGCAGCCTATCGCACAAAGTACAGTCAGCCTGCTGCTCCTAAGcggggcgaggtgttcaaaattacctagaCACGCTcgtattctcttaacaataaagtcgcgtcaagatcattttgaacacctgcaCCCCTTAGtaatttctgctgctgactgtacagtacCCGGCGATAAATATTGCTCATTGGTCTTTAGGAAGAGACAATTGGACACGAGAGAAAACGACAACGTTCTCcgaagccgaaattccgatgtgcaaTATTTATCGCcgggtattgtaaacaatattgTTTTTTTCACTGTTCTACATTAGTTTTGAAgttttgtacaattaacagGCATAGCACATATTCATTATTTCACAGATAAAACATCATTTTGTACAGTTTTGTGCAtattaaacaattaaattatataaaatgtaaacCTTATACCAAAGGACATAAGATTCAGAATGGTACCTTGGAAAGGATACTGCACAcagatattataattaatttctaCATATTTACAGATTTTTTATTAACCTTTTAATTGTATGCACTGACTCATTATCACCAAACATGTCAGCAAAATACTCAGCTTTCCTAGCATTTTCTAAATGAAGTAATCTAGTCCTTTCTAGCGCATCTGTATTTAGCACTTCCTCCTTCAAATATAGGAAGTCTACATCAGCTACATTGTCTTTGGAATTGTttatgattttatacaaatctgGCTTTTCATTTAAAGCAAATAACACAGGCGCGCTTGCTAAAGAAAAAGACTCCTTATTTTCGGATGTGAATTTTTGTAACTCGCTAGCGGATTGCCAGGCTAAACATAAGTGGCAACCGAACTGATAGGCCTTCTCTTGCTCTGTTAAGTCTAGGCCTCCTAGGAGTAAAGCACCTTGACAACCTCTACCAAACAAAGAACCACCATTATACATAGTCCGTAAAGTCCACTCTTTAATCGGTGATCCTAAAACACCTTTCGTAGCTAAAGGTAATGTGTCTGCACATATTTCAAACTCGTCCACTCCTATTTGATTAGGTTTTCCCGGCAACGGCATGTTCTGTTTATCCCGTTCACCGTAAAACTCTCCTTCACTGATATCTCTTAGCGCAGTTgatataagatatgataaatccTGGTTTTTTAATCGCGCTAGCATACCGTTAGCTGTTACGAGTAAATAGTCACCGATTAGTAGGGCTATTTTGTTGGCAAACATGGACGTTTCTGTATTTTTGCCTCGCTCACCAAATTCTATGTTGAGTAAGCCTCGATGGACATAATGTCCAGTACGGATCATTTCTGTGAGCTCTGCCAGTGTCCGCTGCTGCTCGGAGGTGGAGTGGAGTATGGAGTTTGATTGTGGAGGCCTGATAGCTTTGGAGAGTAGTAGGATGACCAGACCCCACGGTTGGAGGTTATTGTGCTCGTTGTAGAGGACTGTTTTGGCTGTTTGTATGATCGGGTGATTGCTGCCAACCTGAGAAAAAAGATAacaataatttatatttgtgcATCAGCAActcataatttttttgggttatTATCTGAAATGCATTTTTAATagtgatgtaattatttttaacataaacATCCTAATTCACTtgtatatttcttttttttaactcaTATATGTAGCTCTTTCTGCCATAGTAAGTCAGCTCAAATGATAGAGAGTATATATCAAATTAAACCTTTTTTGTATGCATCAACAGTAACATCTATAATTATGTTAGATaattaactaaatattttttatttatttgtggaaCTAGCCTAGATGCAAGCCTTGTCCATTCAAGATCTGGATCTCCTAAAACCTATAGTCTCATCTGAAAAAATATTTCCCTTTTCAATGTACCATTCTAGTCTACGCGTAAGAATTATGTGAAATATGTTTCATGGACAGGACAGCGGAGAAATTGGTCTAAAGGTCAAGATCTTGTGTCTGCACCGAGTTTCGGTATAGGAACTATTTTAACGCTgattagatttctttatttcaagatgaaaattacactataaatttgctacattcatcaaaattatgtttatctgcGCCACTGTATTGGGGCAAAACTgctagataaaaaaatattaaatatatttactattaCATGTTTGGCTACATCTGGAAGATGCTTAATGaaagaaaatgatatatcaTCCATGCCCGGTGGTGGTGCTAAACTGCCTAACACATGCTTAGCCTTCTCGTGACTTATTGTTGTTCTAAGCGTTCTGCAGCCCTTCAGCCATTTCATTTTGTTCCACATTTCACTAGAGGATGTAGCACTATCAACACTATTATAAAACTTTTGGCACACTGCCTTGTCGAATCAGCCGCTGAGCCACACTAACTTTATTTCGGAAAACTGCTAAATTATCCACGAATTAGGATGTTATTGGCAATATCCAGCAGTTGGTTTTTTCGCAATCGTTGAATATTGAGTGTACTCATTAGATACTTTACTCCTATCCTTATTTGTCCATATCCTTGTTTATGATGACATAGTTAAGGTGGCGGGGCCAACTGAGTATGGGAGGCCCAAGATCGAGAGAGGTGGAACATTCTGGAAGAGTCCTATACCTCATAAGGGGGTTCTGGTgtgatttttagggttttgtatccaagggtaaaaatgggaccctattactaagactcagcTATCCGTCTGTtggtctgcctgtctgtctgtccgtctgtctgtcaccaggctgtatctcatgaaccgtgatagccaggcagttgaaattttcacagatgatgtatttctgttgccgctataacaacaaatactaaaaccagaataaaataaatatttaagtggggctcccatacaaaaaacgtgatttatttgacgtttttttgcataatgttacggaacccttcgtgcgtgaatcagactcgcacttagctggttttttttattctttacaACTactaaaaggcttttttatttattttattcattttatactttttataaacCATTCCCTAGACTGTACAGTAATAATAAACTGTAGaaaaaaacataaacataaaatattataattcttATTAGTAGGCAAtaagattaattttatttttacttgccCTTAAAaactgttaaataaaataaatagtaatgACATACTGTATTAGTTCCAGTTGACACTAATTAGACACAGAGCGCGAATCGCGGGGCTTAATTTAATAAACAAGTATCTAGATAAGGAAATAACCTTGCAAGTCGTCAGACGCGATCACATGGTACCAGTTGCATAATCTTGGTAACTCCATCATAATAAACAAAACACAATGTTAACTTTTAATTTTACTAAAACCTTGTACATAACATTGTTTCTAGTAAAATTTCCACGAACATCCATTTTTAGCactataaataaaagaaaatagcGTAAATAGTAACGTAACAGTACTTACTAC contains:
- the LOC134799343 gene encoding all trans-polyprenyl-diphosphate synthase PDSS2-like yields the protein MSYALIRHLRRTALMSHQIRLESTMTNVTQEDFLVRPPFAQWTKVIREAEKIVGYPTSFMNLRWLLSDEFANMAMHLRKVVGSNHPIIQTAKTVLYNEHNNLQPWGLVILLLSKAIRPPQSNSILHSTSEQQRTLAELTEMIRTGHYVHRGLLNIEFGERGKNTETSMFANKIALLIGDYLLVTANGMLARLKNQDLSYLISTALRDISEGEFYGERDKQNMPLPGKPNQIGVDEFEICADTLPLATKGVLGSPIKEWTLRTMYNGGSLFGRGCQGALLLGGLDLTEQEKAYQFGCHLCLAWQSASELQKFTSENKESFSLASAPVLFALNEKPDLYKIINNSKDNVADVDFLYLKEEVLNTDALERTRLLHLENARKAEYFADMFGDNESVHTIKRLIKNL
- the LOC134799178 gene encoding all trans-polyprenyl-diphosphate synthase PDSS2-like; protein product: MSKFCCKAFKNNEYHKKQLIFSKNFHALLIDKVVRESSCSWMCRRRGYSKHEPYLDWREAIAQAERTVGFPTSFLNLRWLFNDEIASTAIHLRKLVGTNHPLLKSAKNLLIGSKSNLQSVGLIILLVSKAAGLNTRDYTEDQYDSGILHSQRALAEIVEMKRTGHMIHKTMANLQEKEKFGDKFQDLLCGNKIVLLSGDYLLAKCLQNLGGLRNNAVTELISSGLRDLVEGDFVGERGPDNTSMPTKPKAENIVEPYDWENEYNLEKLGSNSYLGQGKEEWVLRTMLQSGSILGKGCQGAMKLARRGEEMERNAYILGGHLALMWQLYLDIKDFFIHPHSYSLVGAPVIMALWEYPSIYGHVWISKVERKPIEMKQLHYAVRSTRSMDYLAGLLDEELAAILKYSDRFPVEDAREALQNMARTIHGETLQYMEN